The Juglans regia cultivar Chandler chromosome 16, Walnut 2.0, whole genome shotgun sequence nucleotide sequence aagtggtgatttcacaatGAGTATCACTCAATTCATTCATGATTCAATCGGTGTTACTGAAGAATGATTAAAAGCTGTCTGAATGTTGGCATGCCAATAAATAAAGGTTGCAAAGGTGATAGCTAAGTTGCGTCCCACTTTTACTACTGAGGTTGGggcattttattatttgattggaATCATAAGGTGAGGACCAGTCATTGTATAGGTGATTGAGGCCACATGGAAACAGATATCCATGGAGTACTTCATCAATAGATAGAAAATTTTGTCTTGCTTACTAagtatattttgtgattttgttacttctctttttctgctctttttttcttcatagatATATTTTTCTCTCCCAAACATTTTGTACTTGCTCAGGAATTTAAGAGAAAGAATTGAAAATGATGCTTTGGATAATAGGTTTATCCATTTTGATGCTAGGGAATGTTGTGAATCATTTGTTGATTGCTTTCTCAACATTGGAGAACTTGAGTAAACCAATAGTGCATGTTACATCCCGTAGGAAGAAAATGTCTCTATTATATTGACAAAGTAGTGAAACTGAAAGTTCAAATGCTAAAGAGTCATCCATAGTTATATTTGGTCGAAGAAACATGTTATTTTCCTATCAAAAGGCAAAAGCAACCTCTGTTGATGCAGGTGGCAGAGCTCATGGCAGTCATGGCCAAAAACAGGAGCCTTTCATATTGTAAAGTAGTGGAGGTAATTGCAGAGACAACTGCACCAATTACTTCCTTGGAGGAACTTCTTAAAAAGATCCCATCTCAACGTGTTGACATCTACTCACCAGAGGtagttttgttattttcttgcCTAAGTAGGTGAAGAACACTTTTTTCCAAGTAAAATAAAGTAGGTGAATAACACTTTGACTTGTATTCCATGGACATCGAACTTTCATGGAGAACTTGAGGCTTAAATTACTGAAGCAAAAATTCAAACCACATGGCAGTGCTTTATATTTGACTGCTATGGTTTATCTAAGCAGAacgttcttcttcttttatctaCAGAAGTTTACCTCTTTACTAATGAGAAGTGCTTTACCCCCAAAGGCTAAAACCTGATTCTTTTGTTCCTTACTGATTCATTTGTTGTCATTAGTGTCATGTGAGCTTTCACCTTTCTCATATCATAATTCATCTCAGGTATATCTAGAGTTTTGATAATCCTTCTTTTTCAAGCATTGCCTTTAAATAGTTTGCCGTGTGAAAATAAGAGAGTATTGAACATCCTGAAGTAGAAATGACATCTCTCTAGTTACCTCTTGCCTATATCCGGTCAGGAGATAATTGATTGCCCGTGGCTAGGTAGGAGGGTGAATCATAGGCACCTTGCCATAAATCCACTGCGTTAACTATTTAATTGGATATGTCAGAAGTGAAACTATAGCTAACCACGGAAGGAGCCAAATGAATTGTTACCTTTTGTGTCGTCAGGAATCAGGTGCTGCAGGTCTGCCTGATTCAGCACCATCTGTGACTGTCAAATCTGAGGAACCAAGCACTCCAATTAAGAAGGAATCTTCCAGTGCAAAAACAATGACAGCACAACCACTCTCTCCTTATATTGTGTAAGAAGATATATGTCTTGCCTTgtctgaaatatatatttttttatggcaaCCAATTACTTCCTTTGGTTTTCCCATTTTCAAAGTTAACAAGAATCAAAACCACCTACGTCACCCTCGAAGCAGTTTTTACAACATTTGGAATTTGGGCACTGTGATGATAAGTAATCAAACCTGAAAATCTCATTATGCCTTCAGACCAAATATATGTCAAGAATGAAAATTTCACAGTTAGATGATCTGAACCACCAGTATCTTCTACTGCACCTGTTGGTTGGAAAAACATACACATCATTGATGCAGTTAGAAATTGgacaattgttttttaatgagcTGATTCATTTTGGTAGTTATGAGGATTTGAAGCCACCCAGCTCTCCATCCCCAACACCAAGCGGTCCCAAAGAAACGCCTTTATCACCATCTACTGGAGGCAATGATGTAGCAAAGACTCTTGTGACTGGTGTTGTTGAAAAAGTTCCTCCCCAGAGTTCAACTTATCATTCTTCACCCTACGCTGTGTAAGTCTATTAATGATCATGAACAGCTACTATAATAATCTCCAATCTTAAGTTTGCAAGTAAGATTCTTCTTATGTGTATTCCCATCCCCTATTTTGTGCCATCTATAAAGGCTAAAGGTTCATTTGTCCCATCAAGGCCACTTAGCAAAATACCTGTCACAGGAGTGCAGCCTCCCAACAAGAAtcaattaaagaaacaaaagcaTAGACAAAATAAATCCGGCCCGGAAGCAGGTTCTCCTTTAtaattcaaaaagtaaaaaatgctTCTTTATGTTTTCAAATGGCTCATGTATGCTGTTTAGGGTGAAAAAGGCTGCTGTGTGCAGAATATTGGCATATCTCTTGGTTGTGAAGATCCATGAACAATATGATACCAATTTTCCCCTTCCAGACATAGGTGTTATGGTGATTTCCCCCTCAGTTGCTTAAATATTCCAATGTGTTTTTGCTACACTAaaccagaaaaggaaaaaaaaaaaggcgttCTTCTACATTATACCCATCTACCTGAGGGAtgaagtcaatatatatatatatatatattattttgttctcAAACCTGGAATCCTTAAAGGCAACACGACAAGCTATTAActgatttttggtttgatataaACCTTTTGTTTGCTTTCCCTTGCATCTTATTCTTTATTATACTACTCACATGTTATGGCAAACTCTGTTTTCAGATATGATGACCTGAAGCCCCCTACATCTCCGTCTCCTAGTGCACCAACTGCATCAATCCTCCCAACACCTAATATAGATGGCGGATCCAACGGAGGTACCTTGTCAGTCAACAACATAGCTCAATCTCTAACATCAGATGAACCAAGGGATAAACAGCATCGTGCTGGACCAAAGCCAAGACCACTTTCACCTTTTACTATGTGAGTTTTTCCTGGGTTTCCATCTTTGATTCACTTTTCATTCGACACATTTTTGTGAAGGTTATCTAGAGGGGGAATTTACTAGATCATTCTGCTCTGTCAAGCTTTTCTAAGTAAGGATAAATAAACACTAAAACCATCTTCATTCTACATGCATATAAAGCGTGTATTTAGATTTAGACCTTAGATggttcatttttgtttttgttttttatttcacaCAGTTCTGATTTAGGTAACGTCCCTTTAATACTATAGGGGACTAGCATCTTATGAACTAAAGTTTTACTTTCATTTTGCCAATAAAAAACCAGGTATGAAGATTTGAAGCCTCCAACATCCCCAATCCCATCTCCAAGGAAATCTTAGAGAAATTACTGCCGATCCTTTTCATCAAGGTAATAATTCAAAGCTGTCATACCTTTTTTTCCTGGGAGGATAATTTTTCCTCATTGAGGCTAAATCCTCAGCACAGAAGTGACTTTGAGTGCATGATTTGAATCAGAAGCATGGAAGTATGTTGCGACGGTGGTTTAAACACGTATACTAGTAATCACTGAGAGGCAAGCAACTGAAATTGCGGGAGTAACTTTAAGGATGATTCTTGTATATTGTTAACATTGATCATTACATACAATTATATCTGTTCTATATACTCTTCCttttatctctttctttctttctttcttcctcttcttcttcttcttttttttttttgttttttggtattAGGTGTAAACAATAGCAAGTTCAGttggacttcaaaaaaataagatcAGTACTCTATGTTTCCTACTGTCCTGTATTATGATCTTCTTTTTGTTAGGAGCAGCCTTGAGCTGTAAACTAAAATTTGCATGGCATGTTACATGAAACATACATGGTGACAGTGTTTGAAACTGCCTTAGATGTTTGATTAGTCTttgattataattattttcttttccttttgttctGTGGGTTAACTTCTGGGTTTTCAGATTTTGTATCATGAAATTTACTGAGCATTCCATCAACCCTAGACGGGTTGGAATTTGGATAGCATtcaagttattattattattttttgcgtCGACCATTTTGGCTTAGCACCGAGATATAACAACTAGTAACAAATAAACAACTTCCAAAATCTTGTATCAGGTTAGGTTTAATTCGTGTCAAGTCAGATTgagatccttttttttttttttttaatataagtaggaaaattttattcatcgaaTGAAATAGATATACACAGGAAATAGGGGGAAAAGGGATGAAGAGTTGTTGAACTCTTTGAATCTTGCTGTCAGACGACATGGGGGGGATTAAAGATAAGATTGTGAAATGGGAAAGGCCGAAAGAGGAGTGGTGCAAGCTTAATGTGGATGGTTGCTCACTAAAGAATCCAGGTACTGCAGGTGTAGGGGGTATTATAAGAGATCATAATGGTGATATGCAAGTGCCTTTCTCAATGCCTATTGGCTGCCATTCTAATAATTATGCAGAAGTCATGGGGCTGTTTTATGGTCTGAAACATGCTAGAAGGTTGGGTTTTGATGCAATTGAAATAGAAATGGACTCGGTTTTGGTTATTGACTGGATTAAAAAAAGGAGATGCGGattgtggtatatggatgatttctgggaggaaataatatgttttttgaaTGAGGCCAGTTGTTCTTTCAAGCATTGTTACAGAGAATGTAACGCTGCAGTAGATAGCATGGTAAAGCTGGGCGCAAAAGGAGAAACGATTTTTACTTCCTCTGCTACAGATCTTCCGATGCTTACGCGAGGAGCTCTCAGGTTGGATAAACTTGGGTCACCGTATATGAGGAGGCAGTAGAGTGttatggttttggtttttgtttattCTGGTTTATGGGGTTGTAATGGGTTTCTGTATGCAAGTAGTTTTACATGGGtgtatttgaaaaaagttgttcATATGTCCTGTTTTTTCTATacaggcctcgtttgtattcgtaactcatctcaacccacctcaattcatttcatctcgtcATTATTTCATCTcgtcattataactttttcaaattttcacataaaatataataaacaattctactttttcaaatttttacacaaaatataataaataattcaatttttattctactattcacaaaccatctcaactcatatctaaATATAAAccacttcttagtttttttttattggattggTATTATCATGGTATTCCTCTGCTACAAGTAAGGATTATCAATAAAACTTGGAAGTATTGCTCTCATTtcaggtgaaaaaaaaaagccaatatacacaagaagtatacaaaagaaatatttaatttcattcTAGGATGAATTAATCAGATTCAGATCTTATGAATCAATCCCGATTCAGTCtatttaaatcaaattaatcaGATTCTTCAAcccaaatatattaatttcaagTTGGGTTCATAAGTTCAACAATTGTCAATCTTAAATATGAGTCCTGCCACACCACCGATGATGGGTCCCGATAATGTCATTtggttttttgatttttttcattcattttttacacacttatacatttaaaaaatttaaaaaatcattcaaaaatatctccttaatcaataaataaaaaagatatatatatttcggACCCATTTGTGGGGACAGGTAGCATTTTCCCTTAAATATTGCATTGGGGTTTTAGATTCGTGTTAAATCAAACTTGCACGTAGTCAATCCTAACTCGATCCTTTTAACTAATCTCATGTAGagtcacatattatatataaagaaaaaattgttatttcTAATCATTTTAGTGATATCCAAAACGCCACAAGGTGAtcccaaaaaaatatcatagattctgttaaaatttaaagatgagttgaaatagttttaaatgagttgaataaaatattattattattattatttattttaatttaaaaaaattaaattatttattatattctatataaaaatttaaaaaaattataataataaaataaaataaatttcaaattcaaacaaacCTTAAGCTGATCATTacatctttataaaaaaaaaaaaaactgtacgGCTAATCAATGATTCAATACATAGTCATGCAGTGGAAATAAAAGCTGTATTTTCACTCTATCACAATTTTTCACTCGAAACGATATTTCTAGTTATGATATAAGTATTGcgtaatttttttcaaataaataaataaatacggattcatattaaaaataattaattttttaataatatataaaattattatatgatattttcaaattacgtattttatgactgtatataacattacgttattaatttattattattatttttcaaaaggcaaaaagaaaaagtcaatCACCGACAAACATACGATGCTGTTACAATAGTACTTGATTAGTTTccacaaaacaaataaatcaatcctttttttttttccactcagATAAGATTCTTcgataataattattatttttggtagAGGTTGTCGGTAGGGGTGAAAATCGACTTTGTTGGCACAATTTTTGGACAAAACCAACGCCGACAGatgtctaaaaaaataaaagaggcaccgaccgtaaccggtcgatggAGAGGAGAAAATCGATCGAGATGATTCTCGATCGGCGTCGGTTCTCACGATTATCTACTGAGAGAATaatgagatagagagagagagagagagagagttgcagagatAGAATTTGGGAGAAGAGgctggggaagaagaagactaaTCTCGAAACGACGCtgtttcacttaagtttaagtggaacaacatcgtttcaaactttttttttttcttacgttCTTAATAAAACGATGTCATTCTACttaaatttaaatggaatagcgTCGTTTTGATaaggatatattaaaaaaaatgttttattatattgGTAAGTTCAGTGGTCTGGTCCAGTTTCAAGCTAGAACCGAACTGCTGAACGTCAGTTTCTTCAAATTGCCACCGCATGAGGACCGATTCTCCATTAGTTCAGGCTGGTTCCTGACGCGGCCGATCAGTTTGCATTGGTGGCGGCCAGTGGCGTTGATTTATGTACAATTCTAATTCCCAACGATGATAATAAAGAtgaattttgaatccaaacgacaccttaAGCTAATCATTACAtctctatcaaaaaaaaaaaaaaaaaactttatacaGAAAAGGCTAATCAATGCATAGTCATGCAGTGGAAATAAAGCTGTATTTTCACTCCATCACAAAATTTCACTCGAAACGATAGTTCTAGTTATGATATAAGTATTgcgtaattttttaaaataattatatgacatttgTAAGTTGCTTATGTTAtaattgtatatagtattattttattaattttattattattatttacttagaagataaaaagaaattgcCAATCACaggcaaaaaaaaataaatacgaatttatattaaaaataattaattttataataattaattttattattttttaaaataattatatgacactCGTTGAGTATTTTATAACTGTAcgtaatgttattttattatggataatgctggagctcccactggagctcccgttgggggctcccgctggagctccaatgtattttatcatgtgtattttttaattcttttttttatatagatatttttaatgattttaaatatttttaaaaaataaaaaaatttataatattattaaataatacttgcttaatcacgaagtaaaatataaaatatttttttatgatttttttattttattttgtgattaagaaagtattttttaataactttttttttacttcttgattaagaaagtgtttttaatgatgttctaaatttattttattttttaaaaaatattatattaaaaacaacttaaaaaaaaacacatataatatatgcctACAGCCTCCAGCAGGAGCCCCAACAGgagctgtagcacgatccttttattattattattattttagaagacaaaaaaaaaaaaaaaacattcgcCAATCACCGGCGAACATACGACGCCGTTACAATAGTATTTGATTAGTTTCCACGAAACAAATAAATcagtccttttcttttttctctgacGTTTCCCGTTTTTCCACTCGGATACGATTCTTCTGTAAGCCTCGTCCTTCCATTATCATCGCCGGCAAGCTCGTCCGAATCCCCAATCGGATCCCGCCGGAATATTCCAACTTTCCCCCCATCCGGTCACCCGATCCGAGTGAATATTCGAATCGGCGGCTCAATTGGCGCAGACATACACCTATTCATTCGTTTATCGTAATTTAgttgtttatataatatttgttatcaATAATTATCGATGTCATTATTGTTGTCGATGGAGGATTGTGCCAGCGACGAGGAAAATTATTGCTCCGATCGGGATTCGCTCGACGGCATCGAGAACGAGGAGCCTGAGTTTCAGTGTGCCCCTCCCAAGGGTTCCACAACTAAGGTAtccctttctttttaaaaaaaaaaaaggttcttgAAACATCAAAACtcggtattttcatttttttctgtttttccttcTAAAGGGCGAGTTTTTATGCCAGTTTTGGTTCGGTTTGTACGGTCTGcgggattttttttaatgtgtcgGACCGGTAATTGCTGATGTTCGGGCTATATCGATCATAGTAGTGtggattttgtttgaaattctgaagcttgatttttttttttgggggtgggtTGAAATTGCTCTAATTATACTCTGATAAAAGTCTCATTTTCCTGGGTAtgtttatgttttcatttttgcttTTCCATTGTACATGGTATTCTGGATGTTTTCTTTTGAAGTTTTTGCAGCTAGTTGCACCTAAAACATtggaaatatttatgttttttttttgtcaaattctCAATATGACGGGTCAAAACTCTTTGAAGGAGctaatagaaattttattagtttcattGAGTTATGAACTAACTAGGAAATTAGCCATGTTTTCTTGTCTTCATGCTCTTTTAGTCAaggaatttattttaaaagttgcCATATTTATCTGAAGATTTTTGCATTCGCAGGTAATTACAAAAGAATCTCTTTTGGCCGCacaggtaaaaaaaaattatcttatagaTCTATTTTCCGAAAGATATATTCTTATTAAGGTTTTATAGTATTGATTCTTTTGAGTTGGGATGCATTGATGTAGAGGGAGGATTTGCGTAATGTAATGGAAATGCTATCTCTGAGGGAGCATCATGCCAGGACTTTACTTATTCATTACCGCTGGGATGTTGAGAGGTTGGTTGCAGTGCTTGTAGAGAAAGGGAAGGCTTGCTTATTTGCTGAAGCAGGTGTTACAGTGGTCGAGCATCAAGATCTTGATTCATCGCTGCATTCCATAGTAATGTGTGACATTTGCATGGAGGGTGTACCTGGTGGTGAGGCTACAAGAGTGGACTGTGGTCACTGTTTTTGCAACAACTGTAAGCACCCTACCTTTTATTTGCATATCTTGTGTGATGGTGTAGTTTGTTCTGAATTTGTATAGTCTTTGTTATATTTGCTGAATTATCTAATTGAGTTTTACTCTATGCATAGGAGTTTTTGGAGGGGGGATGTGATGAGAGGATTAGGGACGAGGATAAATTTAATGCCCTCCCTTATCATGTTTGAATGTTTTAACAAATTATAGAAGGGCTCAGGGGAATAGGTATCACTCCCCTTGTTTGGTTGTAGAATGGAAAGGATATTGTATTGTGCAAATTGAAAACAGGGAGAGATGAATGGCAAGTGTTTGTTGGTAAGTtgctgaaatattaataagttattaAGGCTAAAAAGGTGAGCATTGAATTATTCAATAATATTCTCTCCCTTCAAATTTTCCCAGTTGTGTGAAGCAAAGAAAAGGGGAAAAGGTCTTGCGGTTTATTTTGATTCCAAAGAGCTCCAATGGTAGCTTTAACTGGTTTTTTTgaagtataagttataactgaTACATGTCTTTTGTATATACTGGGCTAGGCCTATTCTTGGagtaatataatttgtttacttataaaaaaaaagttataaccGATACATGGTTTGGGCTTTGCTGTGGGTCGTTACTCTTCCCCTCTCCTTTCCTCTGCTCTCCCTttatccaaacatgcccttgtCTACTTGTTGAAGAGTTGTAATACTTCAATGTGTTAGCATGCTGGGTTTTATGGATGTCTCCTATGTGGTTATACTTGATGGTTGTGTTATCATGAGTTTTTATTAGTTATTGTCCTCCACATTGCAATAATTATtgtagatttaattttttatggtgaTGTTTCATCTTTTTAGGTTGGACGGAGCATTTTATGGTGAAGATAAATGAGGGTCAGAGTAGGCGCATTAGGTGCATGGCACATAAATGCAATTCAATTTGTGATGAAGCCGTTGTTAGAAATCTAGTCAGTAAAAGGCATCCCGATATGGCAGAGAAGTTTGATCGTTTTCTTCTTGAGTCATATATTGAAGATAATAAGAGAGTTAAATGGTGCCCAAGTGCTCCACATTGTGGGAATGCAATACGCATTGAGGATGACGAGTTTTGTGAGGTAGAATGTTCTTGTGGTTTGCAGTTTTGTTTCAGTTGCTTATCAGAAGCACACTCGCCGTGTTCATGTGTAATGTGGCAGCTTTGGGTCAAGAAGTGCCGTGATGAATCAGAGACAGTTAATTGGATAACAGCTCATACACAGCCTTGTCCAAAGTGTCACAAACCTGTAGAGAAGAATGGTGGTTGCAACCTTGTGAGCTGTATCTGTGGCCAAGCATTTTGGTGAGGGCTCTTTTCTTTCCCGCTGTTGTTAAAATATCTGACTATGTATAGCT carries:
- the LOC108980613 gene encoding probable E3 ubiquitin-protein ligase ARI2 isoform X1: MSLLLSMEDCASDEENYCSDRDSLDGIENEEPEFQCAPPKGSTTKVITKESLLAAQREDLRNVMEMLSLREHHARTLLIHYRWDVERLVAVLVEKGKACLFAEAGVTVVEHQDLDSSLHSIVMCDICMEGVPGGEATRVDCGHCFCNNCWTEHFMVKINEGQSRRIRCMAHKCNSICDEAVVRNLVSKRHPDMAEKFDRFLLESYIEDNKRVKWCPSAPHCGNAIRIEDDEFCEVECSCGLQFCFSCLSEAHSPCSCVMWQLWVKKCRDESETVNWITAHTQPCPKCHKPVEKNGGCNLVSCICGQAFCWLCGGATGRDHTWSSITGHSCGRFKVEGEKKSERAKRDHYRYIHYYNRYRAHTDSFKQESKLKETIQERVSITEERDSRLRDFSWVNNGLYRLFRSRRVLSYSYPFAFYMFGDELFKDEMTKEESEIKQHLFEDQQQQLEANVEKLSKILEEPFDQYSEDKVMEIRMQVINLSVITDTLCHKLYECIENDLLGSLQFGNHNIAPYKSKGIERASELTACWKSNNRDNYLPSDREASAESDRPSGSGCSDESGCSSRKRARKDGVGGGLFDLNMPAEVIDRN
- the LOC108980613 gene encoding probable E3 ubiquitin-protein ligase ARI2 isoform X2 translates to MSLLLSMEDCASDEENYCSDRDSLDGIENEEPEFQCAPPKGSTTKVITKESLLAAQREDLRNVMEMLSLREHHARTLLIHYRWDVERLVAVLVEKGKACLFAEAGVTVVEHQDLDSSLHSIVMCDICMEGVPGGEATRVDCGHCFCNNCWTEHFMVKINEGQSRRIRCMAHKCNSICDEAVVRNLVSKRHPDMAEKFDRFLLESYIEDNKRVKWCPSAPHCGNAIRIEDDEFCEVECSCGLQFCFSCLSEAHSPCSCVMWQLWVKKCRDESETVNWITAHTQPCPKCHKPVEKNGGCNLVSCICGQAFCWLCGGATGRDHTWSSITGHSCGRFKVEGEKKSERAKRDHYRYIHYYNRYRAHTDSFKQESKLKETIQERVSITEERDSRLRDFSWVNNGLYRLFRSRRVLSYSYPFAFYMFGDELFKDEMTKEESEIKQHLFEDQQQQLEANVEKLSKILEEPFDQYSEDKVMEIRMQVINLSVITDTLCHKLYECIENDLLGSLQFGNHNIAPYKSKGIERASELTACWKSNNRDNYLPSDREASESDRPSGSGCSDESGCSSRKRARKDGVGGGLFDLNMPAEVIDRN
- the LOC108980613 gene encoding probable E3 ubiquitin-protein ligase ARI2 isoform X3, with amino-acid sequence MSLLLSMEDCASDEENYCSDRDSLDGIENEEPEFQCAPPKGSTTKVITKESLLAAQREDLRNVMEMLSLREHHARTLLIHYRWDVERLVAVLVEKGKACLFAEAGVTVVEHQDLDSSLHSIVMCDICMEGVPGGEATRVDCGHCFCNNCWTEHFMVKINEGQSRRIRCMAHKCNSICDEAVVRNLVSKRHPDMAEKFDRFLLESYIEDNKRVKWCPSAPHCGNAIRIEDDEFCEVECSCGLQFCFSCLSEAHSPCSCVMWQLWVKKCRDESETVNWITAHTQPCPKCHKPVEKNGGCNLVSCICGQAFCWLCGGATGRDHTWSSITGHSCGRFKVEGEKKSERAKRDHYRYIHYYNRYRAHTDSFKQESKLKETIQERVSITEERDSRLRDFSWVNNGLYRLFRSRRVLSYSYPFAFYMFGDELFKDEMTKEESEIKQHLFEDQQQQLEANVEKLSKILEEPFDQYSEDKVMEIRMQVINLSVITDTLCHKLYECIENDLLGSLQFGNHNIAPYKSKGIERASELTACWKSNNRDNYLPSDREASGLSET